CCCAGAAGGCAAACAAGTTCAGTTGTTCAAAAATCAAGCTGACATTATGTTCTTGATCCTACTAACGCTAATCCTGTGCAGCTCTTTTGCCACCAGTCAGGTTCTTTATCCTCCGCAGTATACCCATAGTCGCATTGTGGGCGGCGAGGAGGCTGCCGAGGGCGTGGCACCCTACCAGATTTCCCTGCAAGGATTGGCAAGTGGTGCCCATTCCTGCGGTGGTGCGATCATCGATGAGCGGTGGATTATAACGGCGGCTCACTGTACCAGAGGCAGACAAGCGGGAGATTTTCGAGTCCTCACAGGCACCCAGGATCTGCGGCAGAATAGCTCCAAGTACTATTATCCCGATCGGATAGTCGAGCATAGCAACTATGCGCCTCGCAAATATCGCAATGACATAGCCTTGCTGCATCTGAACGAGTCGATTGTGTTCGACAATGCCACCAAACTTGTGGAACTGGACCATGAGGCATTGGTGCCCGAATCCCGACTCCTTCTAACCGGCTGGGGAACCCTTTCCCTGGGCGGAGATGTGCCCACCCGCCTCCAAAGTCTGGAGGTGAAATATGTCCCCTTCGAGCAGTGTCGAGCGGCCCACGACAATAGCACTCGGGTGGACATTGGCCATGTTTGCACCTTCAACGACAAGGGACGCGGAGCCTGCCACGGCGATTCCGGCGGTCCACTGGTGCACAATGGCAAGCTGGTGGCTCTGGTCAATTGGGGACTGCCTTGTGCCAAAGGTTATCCAGGTGAGAGTGATTTAGAATGGGTTTAGCTTaatactaaaaataattaatgacCCGTTCCAGATGCACATGCTTCCATTGCCTACTATCATGACTTTATACGCACTCACCTGAGTCTCTCTAAAACGGACAGCATCGATGACAATCAGGAGGAGATGATCACTGCCGAAAATTAATACTAAATCTATGCTATTAAAGTAATTTCGCTTAACAAcgttttaagttaattaaaaaacttgtaTTTGCCATTTTGACTTTCCTTTCtcctaataaataaaataaaatctttgttCAATCACTCCTAATGCAGGAAACAACAAATGTCTCTGCTTTTTAGATTCATAATTCATTAAATTGTTGATCAAAACACACTGGAAATTTACTGTAACAATGTTggtttattaacaaatttcgtgattttcatttttataaattggaGCCGCAAGTTTGGTGTTGCCTCTTTTAAGGAAGTCCTCAAGACGGCGAGATGAAGTGCCCCAGCACTGGACACATTCTATTGAACTTGACAAAGAGCTCGTTTAGGCAACGGAGTCGAAATGCTCTGGCCAAAAAACTGCTAACAGCCAGCTACAGTTCGACCAGCGAAAATGCGAACTCGAAGCAGCCAAATCTACTGCCATATCATGTTTTGCCGCTGGAAGAAACGATGAAACGCTTTATGACCACTGTTGAACCACTTTTAACAGAACAGGAGCTCAAGGAGCAGAAGAAAATCACTGCTAATTTTATGAAGAAGCAAGGACCTGAATTGCAAAAGCTCTTGGAAGAAGTTGGTAGTAAGGAGAAGAACTGGTTGGCCCCGCGATGGCTTAAAGTCGCCTACTTACAATTTCGATCACCAGTCACCGTCTTTGTGAGTCCAGGCATGACATTCCCCagacaaaactttaaaagtgcACACGATTTTATCGGCTACACGGCCAGAGTTATCTTCGGTTTGGGTGAGTTCAATGACCTGGTGCATGCCAACAAAATTCCAATTGTTAAAATGGGCAAGAACGAGCTGGACAACAGTCAGTTTGGCAAGGTATTCGGCACAAGTCGGATACCAAAACGGATGACAGACGAGATGGTCTACAAGCCATGCTCCGATTATGTGGTCATTATCTACAAGAATCATTTTTACCAATTGCAAATATATGATAGGGAGGGAAAACTCATTGTGGCCCCATGTCTAGCCGGTCAGTTGGAGGAGATCATGAGGAAGGAGACCAAATTGGGGGTTCCCTATGGTATTTTGACCACCGACTCGAGAGACAACTGGGCCGAGGCCTACGAACATCTGGCGGATAGTCCTCGTAATCGGAGAGCCCTTGAGACAATTCAGGGTGCCCTGTTCACTGTCTCATTGGACAAGTGCACCACTCCAAAGGAAGGTCAAGAGGACGAGGAGCTAATTCTCTCACTGATCCATGGAAAGGGCAGTAGATGCAACAGTGCCAACCGCTGGATGGACAAAACGATTCAGTTGGTGGTCAATCCGAATGGCAATGTTGGGTTTACCTATGAGCACTCCCCAGCCGAGGGCCAACCCATCGCCATGATGATGGACTATGTGGTAAAGAAGATGCAGGAGGATCCTGGCTATGGGGAGTGCGGATCGGAGGATGTTACTCCCGCCAAGAAAATACAGTTCTGTCCACTCAGTAAATGTGTGGAGCAGTGGCTGATCATTGCCCAGGGAAACATTGATAAACTTGTCAGGAATGTGCAAATGAAGGTCCTCCGGTTCGACGGCTATGGCAgggattttattaagaaacaGAAACTGGGACCGGATAGCTACATTCAGATGGCCTTGCAGCTGGCCTTCTTTAAAATGCACTCTGTGCCAGCTGCTCAATACGAGTCGGCTCATTTGCGCATTTTCGATGGCGGACGAACTGAGACTATAAGGTCATGTTCCAATGAATCCCTGGATTTTTGCATCGCCATGCAGGATTTGGCCGTCTCAGCAGAGGAGAGGGTCGAAAAATTGCGGGAGGCTGTAATTTGCCATCAGATGTACGCGAAGCTGGCTCTTCAAGGTCGAGGAGTCGATCGTCACCTGCTCGGACTGAAGTTGATGGCTCTGGAGAACTGCCTGCCCGTTCCAGAGTTCTTCGAATCACCAGGCTATGTCAAGTCCAGTCACTTTCGCCTGTCAACCTCACAGGTAGCCTCCAAAAATGATGCTTTCATGGGCTATGGACCGGCCACGGACGATGGATATGCCTGCTGCTACAGTCCACGTGAATGTGACATCATTTTGGCCATATCTGCTTGGCGCCATTGTCAGGTCACAGATCCCTGGAAGTTTGCCAAGATGCTCGAGAAGTCCTTTATGGAAATGAAGCTTGTTCTTGAGTGCTCAGAGCCGCCAGAGAAACCACCTGAGCCAAAATGCAAAgtgtgaatatttttaatttaaattaataaatttaggCAGAGATTATTATTGGAATGTCACTgatgtatattttttcacaaattaGTTTGCCTTGATTTACGAATATCAATATATTTAgtacattattttttagt
This genomic window from Drosophila gunungcola strain Sukarami chromosome 3R, Dgunungcola_SK_2, whole genome shotgun sequence contains:
- the LOC128252286 gene encoding chymotrypsin-2; its protein translation is MFLILLTLILCSSFATSQVLYPPQYTHSRIVGGEEAAEGVAPYQISLQGLASGAHSCGGAIIDERWIITAAHCTRGRQAGDFRVLTGTQDLRQNSSKYYYPDRIVEHSNYAPRKYRNDIALLHLNESIVFDNATKLVELDHEALVPESRLLLTGWGTLSLGGDVPTRLQSLEVKYVPFEQCRAAHDNSTRVDIGHVCTFNDKGRGACHGDSGGPLVHNGKLVALVNWGLPCAKGYPDAHASIAYYHDFIRTHLSLSKTDSIDDNQEEMITAEN
- the LOC128252275 gene encoding carnitine O-acetyltransferase, which codes for MKCPSTGHILLNLTKSSFRQRSRNALAKKLLTASYSSTSENANSKQPNLLPYHVLPLEETMKRFMTTVEPLLTEQELKEQKKITANFMKKQGPELQKLLEEVGSKEKNWLAPRWLKVAYLQFRSPVTVFVSPGMTFPRQNFKSAHDFIGYTARVIFGLGEFNDLVHANKIPIVKMGKNELDNSQFGKVFGTSRIPKRMTDEMVYKPCSDYVVIIYKNHFYQLQIYDREGKLIVAPCLAGQLEEIMRKETKLGVPYGILTTDSRDNWAEAYEHLADSPRNRRALETIQGALFTVSLDKCTTPKEGQEDEELILSLIHGKGSRCNSANRWMDKTIQLVVNPNGNVGFTYEHSPAEGQPIAMMMDYVVKKMQEDPGYGECGSEDVTPAKKIQFCPLSKCVEQWLIIAQGNIDKLVRNVQMKVLRFDGYGRDFIKKQKLGPDSYIQMALQLAFFKMHSVPAAQYESAHLRIFDGGRTETIRSCSNESLDFCIAMQDLAVSAEERVEKLREAVICHQMYAKLALQGRGVDRHLLGLKLMALENCLPVPEFFESPGYVKSSHFRLSTSQVASKNDAFMGYGPATDDGYACCYSPRECDIILAISAWRHCQVTDPWKFAKMLEKSFMEMKLVLECSEPPEKPPEPKCKV